One window of Fusarium keratoplasticum isolate Fu6.1 chromosome 2, whole genome shotgun sequence genomic DNA carries:
- a CDS encoding Acyl-CoA desaturase, producing the protein MSSSTAAGKQAQAFPDGTKDYIPLRSGAPKSNANKVHISDVPMTWKNIHQHINWLNTTLVVIVPMIGFISAYWVPLQLKTAIWAVIYYVNTGLGITAGYHRMWSHSAYKGTLPLKIYLAAVGAGAVQGSIRWWSYGHRVHHRYTDTDKDPYSVRKGLLYSHMGWMVFKQNPKRQGRTDITDLNEDAVVVWQHKNYIKCVLFMALGFPMLVAGLGWGDWWGGLVYAGILRVCFVQQATFCVNSLAHWLGEQPFDDRNSPRDHVITAIVTLGEGYHNFHHEFPSDYRNAIEWWQYDPTKWSIWMWKQLGLAYELKQFRQNEIEKGRVQQLQKKLDQKRATLDWGIPLDQLPVVDWDDFVADSKNGKGLVAIAGVIHDVTDFIKDHPGGRALINSAIGKDATAIFNGGVYNHSNAAHNLLSTMRVGVLRGGCEVEVWKRAQFENKDVTYMNDSAGARIIRAGNQVTKVIQPAASADAA; encoded by the exons ATGTCGTCGTCCACCGCCGCGGGCAAGCAGGCCCAGGCCTTCCCTGATGGCACCAAGGACTACATCCCTCTTCGATCCGGTGCCCCCAAGAGCAACGCCAACAAGGTCCATATCTCCGACGTCCCGATGACCTGGAAGAACATCCACCAGCACATCAACTGGCTCAACACCACTCTCGTTGTCATCGTTCCCATGATTGGCTTCATCTCGGCCTACTGGGTTCCTCTCCAGCTCAAGACCGCCATCTGGGCTGTCATCTACTACGTTAACACTGGTCTGGGTATTACTGCTG GTTACCACCGTATGTGGTCTCACTCTGCTTACAAGGGCACTCTTCCCCTCAAGATCTACCTCGCTGCCGTCGGCGCTGGCGCCGTCCAGGGCTCTATCCGATGGTGGTCGTATGGTCACCGTGTGCACCACCGTTACACCGATACCGACAAGGACCCCTACTCTGTCCGCAAGGGTCTCCTCTACTCCCACATGGGCTGGATGGTCTTCAAGCAGAACCCTAAGCGCCAGGGCCGAACCGACATTACCGATCTCAACGAGgacgccgtcgtcgtctggcAGCACAAGAACTACATCAAGTGCGTTCTCTTCATGGCTCTCGGCTTCCCCATGCTCGTTGCCGGTCTCGGCTGGGGTGACTGGTGGGGTGGCCTCGTCTATGCTGGTATCCTCCGTGTCTGCTTCGTCCAGCAGGCTACCTTCTGCGTCAACTCTCTCGCCCACTGGCTCGGTGAGCAGCCCTTCGACGACCGCAACTCTCCTCGTGACCACGTCATTACCGCCATCGTCACCCTTGGTGAGGGTTACCACAACTTCCACCACGAGTTCCCCTCGGACTACCGCAACGCCATTGAGTGGTGGCAGTACGACCCTACCAAGTGGAGCATCTGGATGTGGAAGCAGCTCGGCCTTGCCTATGAGCTGAAGCAGTTCCGCCAGAACGAGATTGAGAAGGGCCGTgtccagcagctccagaagaagctcgaccaGAAGCGTGCCACCCTCGACTGGGGTATTCCCCTCGACCAGCTCCCTGTTGTCGACTGGGACGACTTCGTCGCCGACTCTAAGAACGGAAAGGGTCTCGTTGCCATTGCCGGCGTCATCCACGACGTTACCGacttcatcaaggaccaCCCTGGTGGCCGCGCCCTCATCAACTCTGCCATTGGCAAGGATGCCaccgccatcttcaacggTGGTGTCTACAACcactccaacgccgcccaCAACCTTCTGTCCACCATGCGTGTTGGTGTCCTCCGCGGTGGCTGCGAGGTTGAGGTCTGGAAGCGTGCTCAGTTCGAGAACAAGGATGTCACCTACATGAACGACTCTGCTGGCGCTCGCATTATCCGCGCCGGCAACCAGGTCACCAAGGTTATCCAGCCTGCGGCCAGCGCCGACGCTGCCTAG
- a CDS encoding Protein kinase domain-containing protein produces MAQAGVVASEPPPPPHSQPSALSGTHNFFRKLFGRQSSNKAPSPPTERPAGPAPENDSADSDKGGLIRRMSRRVVPGLPRAQTFKRQVSERRTNLSPIEPTPDERRAVSMDRRSHGPRTSSTSQPATNPRVSAPSFLGSPQDEIPRFVPSLPSSPVADAPIQEPVESVVHRDDEATLADECAIQDNLSTADTHSITASQYEALIREELEKTWILNLSMHFRDRSRREKFFVTYREQEHIWRRVTISLDYRDAPPNSLEMDLIHTHYQRDKSAKIYEAIRESLRDIQFYDTVTNLKLQTTDGRLHVHVVEDGNEIIQYPTVAQIKHLGCRRIREKDIVFDSHMSGFVYKVNVNGHTLIKKEIPSPDTIDEFLYEVNALNRLRHSRNVIHFYGVVVDDHDEHVKGLLINYADQGALIDIIYEHCKDGDYDLPWSTRERWARQIVEGLSDIHESGFVQGDFTLSNIVIDEYGDAKIIDINRRGCPVGWEPPEATPLIESNQRITMYIGVKSDLYQLGMVLWALATQEDEPEAQGRPLILGPEVNIPDWYRQMAEICLSDDPKMRLQASALLHMFPRPGDGKECGQLNPPQSTIDEGYTLQQYLVDGYHPDSLPQIKTVEPPSDWSYVSRPYTDASPIGYEPYYYTRGRSPPSPLPSNYDGCDSPRGLYDIAAWAANRDIPSSYSDVGPDGMPLDETPVADKTGFIESDGTTAPYSTMEKRETPATSTSTPSPDRGVDLLDTPEGRIAASIIQAQVGSREESCQKGGMGQQVFPRDANAGSKESSPPGNTISDSTHTEVGNRNEEPVGDDAIGGKGNNSLAVNPLDGTTQEVGGEGAKEAKELEKETRKSSEGIVKTDSRPKEVQFANEGQKTEFPEMLPEKGNGISEKLPAEPEVKQNAAETHGITAPETHQAKTNRCGEKKELGVKGVGEEREPKIAGIDMKTVDAPVEKELNARDKLVKGKTIGPDGETAGSPKKELDTESVDKLTAKATHGGDIKTTDTLAGIGAAHLTTDDKDTMRQKQTIDDKLKATKPRIGA; encoded by the exons ATGGCACAGGCGGGCGTTGTAGCGTCtgagccgccgccgccgccccaTTCCCAGCCATCGGCGCTGTCCGGGACTCATAACTTTTTTCGCAAACTCTTTGGTCGGCAGAGTAGCAACAAGGCTCCCTCACCGCCGACAGAGCGGCCTGCCGGCCCCGCGCCTGAGAACGACTCGGCCGACTCGGACAAGGGCGGCCTGATTCGCCGAATGTCCCGGAGGGTCGTGCCGGGTCTTCCCCGTGCCCAGACGTTCAAGCGCCAAGTATCGGAACGGAGGACCAACTTGTCCCCCATCGAGCCAACGCCAGATGAGAGGAGAGCTGTATCCATGGACCGCCGGTCTCATGGACCCCgaacatcatcaacctcacaGCCAGCGACTAATCCCCGGGTCAGCGCCCCAAGCTTCCTTGGCTCCCCGCAGGACGAGATACCTCGTTTTGTACCTTCCTTACCATCCAGTCCTGTTGCAGATGCGCCAATCCAGGAACCGGTTGAATCAGTTGTGCACAGGGATGACGAGGCTACACTGGCCGATGAGTGTGCCATCCAAGACAATCTCTCAACGGCTGACACTCATTCAATAACGGCATCCCAGTATGAAGCCCTGATTcgcgaggagctcgagaagacCTGGATATTAAATCTCAGCATGCACTTCCGAGATCGTTCGAGAAGGGAAAAGTTCTTCGTCACATATCGGGAGCAGGAACACATTTGGCGGCGCGTAACCATCTCCCTCGATTACCGAGATGCTCCTCCAAACTCACTGGAGATGGACCTCATTCACACTCACTACCAACGAGACAAGAGCGCCAAGATTTACGAGGCTATCCGGGAGAGCCTACGAGACATTCAATTCTACGACACTGTGACCAATCTGAAGCTTCAGACGACTGATGGGAGACTTCATGTCCATGTGGTTGAGGACGGCAAT GAAATTATCCAATACCCGACTGTTGCTCAGATCAAGCACCTTGGTTGCAGGCGTATTCGGGAAAAGGATATCGTCTTTGACTCGCACATGTCGGGCTTCGTTTATAAAGTCAATGTTAATGGTCATACCTTGATCAAGAAGGAAATCCCGAGCCCTGACACGATAGATGAGTTCTTGTATGAAGTCAACGCTCTCAACCGCCTCCGCCATTCGCGCAACGTCATCCATTTCTATGGTGTCGTAGTGGACGATCACGATGAGCACGTAAAGGGACTTCTCATCAACTACGCCGACCAGGGAGCTCTCATTGACATCATTTACGAGCACTGCAAAGACGGCGATTACGACCTTCCGTGGTCAACACGCGAGAGGTGGGCTCGGCAAATTGTTGAAGGGTTGTCCGACATCCACGAGTCAGGCTTTGTACAAGGCGACTTCACGCTGTCCAACATTGTCATCGACGAGTACGGCGATGCGAAGATCATTGACATCAACAGGAGAGGGTGCCCAGTCGGATGGGAACCCCCAGAAGCCACGCCGCTCATCGAGAGCAACCAGCGGATTACTATGTACATTGGCGTCAAGTCGGATCTCTACCAGCTGGGCATGGTGTTGTGGGCTCTGGCAACACAGGAGGATGAaccagaagcccaagggcgACCGTTGATACTTGGTCCCGAGGTGAACATCCCAGATTGGTACAGGCAAATGGCAGAGATTTGCTTGAGTGATGATCCGAAAATGCGGCTCCAGGCGTCTGCTCTTTTGCACATGTTCCCACGACCAGGGGATGGTAAAGAATGTGGACAGTTGAACCCCCCGCAATCGACAATTGACGAAGGTTACACATTGCAGCAGTATCTCGTTGACGGGTACCACCCAGACAGCCTTCCGCAGATTAAGACGGTTGAGCCACCCAGCGACTGGTCCTACGTGAGCCGGCCATACACAGACGCAAGCCCCATTGGATACGAGCCGTACTACTACACACGTGGACGATCACCCCCAAGCCCCCTGCCGAGCAACTATGACGGATGCGACTCTCCGCGGGGTTTGTACGACATTGCTGCTTGGGCAGCGAATCGGGACATACCTTCATCGTACAGCGACGTGGGACCTGACGGCATGCCCCTCGACGAGACGCCTGTTGCCGATAAGACAGGATTTATCGAATCCGATGGGACCACGGCACCGTATTCGaccatggagaagagagaaacgCCGGCAACGTCGACCTCGACCCCAAGCCCAGACAGGGGCGTGGATCTCCTGGATACCCCTGAGGGTAGGATTGCTGCGAGCATTATCCAGGCCCAGGTGGGATCGAGGGAGGAATCATGCCAGAAAGGTGGCATGGGACAGCAAGTTTTCCCCCGGGACGCGAATGCTGGCTCGAAAGAGTCATCGCCACCAGGAAACACTATCTCGGACAGCACCCATACGGAAGTCGGCAACAGAAATGAAGAGCCGGTCGGAGATGACGCGATTGGAGGAAAAGGAAACAATTCTTTGGCCGTGAACCCGCTTGATGGAACAACACAAGAAGTGGGAGGCGAAGGAGCCAAGGAAGCAaaggagttggagaaggaaaCTCGCAAGAGTTCCGAAGGAATTGTTAAAACTGACAGTAGACCGAAAGAGGTCCAATTCGCCAATGAAGGGCAAAAAACAGAGTTTCCTGAGATGCTGCCTGAGAAGGGCAACGGCATTTCGGAGAAACTGCCAGCAGAGCCAGAGGTGAAGCAAAATGCAGCGGAAACGCACGGGATCACAGCACCTGAGACTCACCAAGCAAAGACGAATCGTTGTGGCGAGAAGAAAGAGTTGGGTGTGAAGGGCGTAGGCGAGGAGAGAGAGCCCAAAATAGCCGGCATTGATATGAAGACTGTCGATGCTCCCGTGGAGAAGGAACTGAATGCTAGGGACAAGTTGGTCAAGGGGAAGACAATCGGCCCTGACGGTGAGACTGCGGGCTCCCCTAAGAAAGAGCTGGATACCGAAAGTGTGGACAAGTTAACGGCAAAAGCAACACACGGAGGCGACATCAAGACGACGGATACATTGGCAGGGATTGGGGCGGCGCACCTGACGActgacgacaaggacacGATGCGACAGAAGCAAACGATTGACGACAAACTCAAGGCGACGAAGCCTCGGATTGGAGCATGA